A window from Gemmatimonadaceae bacterium encodes these proteins:
- a CDS encoding NAD(P)/FAD-dependent oxidoreductase: MPGGASPTLIVGAGPAGLATAAELARRGQPYRLLERGHTIAHTWESLYDSLTLHTGRHMSTLPGLRYPAGTSLFPTRAEFIAYLRRYVTAKGITAELQREVLRLERSDAGWRAHTNDGDVVDARAVVMATGIVAKPRMPELPGRSDFGGEVLHSVSYLRPTPYVGKRVLVVGVGNSGGEIGSELARAGANVTVAVRSGANVVPRQIGPFPTQYVRYLLGNLPRSMQIKVLGLVQRRLIRRYGESPLPRASVSALDAIPLIGFGLVDAIREGRIQLHHGAPAAYTATGVRFDDGVTQDFDVVLFATGYSPAIDSLGTLVQRDARGFAARTDRVTSADQAGLWFVGHNYDHTGGITNIRRDAPLVAAAIAAASR; the protein is encoded by the coding sequence ATGCCTGGAGGCGCCTCACCTACCCTCATTGTCGGTGCCGGACCGGCGGGACTCGCCACCGCCGCCGAACTCGCCCGACGCGGCCAACCGTATCGATTGCTCGAACGGGGGCACACCATCGCCCACACGTGGGAGTCGCTCTACGACTCACTGACGCTCCACACGGGTCGGCACATGTCCACCCTCCCCGGGCTGCGCTATCCGGCCGGAACGTCGCTCTTCCCCACGCGTGCCGAATTCATCGCGTACCTCCGGCGATACGTGACAGCGAAAGGGATCACCGCCGAGCTGCAGCGTGAGGTGCTGAGGCTCGAACGTAGCGACGCGGGCTGGCGCGCGCACACGAACGATGGGGACGTCGTGGACGCACGCGCGGTGGTGATGGCGACCGGCATCGTGGCCAAGCCCCGAATGCCGGAGCTTCCCGGGCGCTCCGACTTCGGCGGCGAGGTGCTGCATTCGGTCAGCTACCTGCGCCCGACGCCGTACGTGGGAAAGCGGGTTCTGGTGGTGGGCGTGGGAAACTCCGGCGGTGAGATCGGGAGCGAGCTGGCGCGCGCTGGCGCGAATGTCACGGTTGCGGTGCGTTCGGGGGCGAACGTGGTACCGCGGCAGATCGGGCCGTTCCCCACGCAGTACGTTCGTTACCTGCTGGGGAACCTGCCGCGTTCGATGCAGATCAAGGTGCTCGGCCTGGTGCAACGTCGGCTGATCAGGCGCTACGGGGAGTCGCCGCTGCCGCGGGCCAGCGTGTCTGCGCTCGATGCGATTCCGCTCATTGGTTTTGGACTCGTGGATGCGATCCGCGAGGGGCGCATTCAGTTGCATCACGGGGCGCCCGCCGCCTACACGGCCACCGGCGTCCGGTTCGACGACGGGGTGACGCAGGATTTCGACGTCGTGCTGTTCGCGACGGGTTATTCCCCGGCGATCGACAGCCTGGGTACGCTCGTGCAGCGCGATGCCCGGGGTTTTGCGGCGAGGACGGATCGGGTGACGAGCGCCGACCAGGCCGGTCTCTGGTTCGTGGGCCACAACTACGACCACACGGGCGGCATCACGAACATCCGGCGCGATGCACCGCTGGTGGCCGCGGCGATCGCCGCCGCCAGTCGTTAG